One Caulobacter segnis genomic window carries:
- a CDS encoding RNA-binding S4 domain-containing protein produces MTDTHGEAVRADVWLWRARFFKTRSLAARFVDEGRIRLTRSGTESRIDKPSRTVKPGDVLLFGLAGRLIAVRVLDCGERRGPAPEARGLYETVEG; encoded by the coding sequence ATGACCGACACGCATGGCGAGGCGGTGCGCGCGGATGTCTGGCTATGGCGGGCGCGGTTCTTCAAGACCCGCTCTCTGGCGGCGAGGTTCGTCGACGAGGGCCGGATCCGCCTGACCCGGTCGGGAACCGAAAGCCGCATCGACAAGCCCTCGCGGACGGTGAAGCCCGGCGACGTGCTGCTGTTCGGCCTGGCCGGACGGTTGATTGCGGTGCGGGTCCTGGACTGCGGCGAGCGCCGCGGCCCCGCGCCCGAGGCGCGCGGGCTGTACGAAACCGTCGAAGGCTAG
- a CDS encoding ATP-binding protein: protein MTMRRVVGWSRGLVGRSILVVVAIVLMQLTASVAFYSAIDRQTLREDQARRIAELLVVGERVAGLAQADFDKVMTSHYLEAEVVALPPEGPPATRAGTAEANAIAEYLRRWEPGLAERPLRLWSESRPEGRDLVGVMGLKDGRWLTFRSRNFPRPWPIALRAVATTLVFSLACVALGAYALRQLGAPLRRLTEASRHVGETPPSPIVIEGPNDLVELGRAFNDMQRRISGLIEDQARAMEALSHDLRTPLARLTLAADYIEPEDIKTLVADNVGELDAMLRSLSDWLRAQHSASTAETVDLPSLIQGVTARWPDAVRYEGGKALAVATHRVPLEQALIRLVDNAVRFGGQARVRLVADGPDGPLIEVLDQGPGLTDEAMARIYEPFFRGDAARARDTGGFGLGIPTAERLIKRFGGKLVIGNRDGGGVSARIWPPVGTPSA, encoded by the coding sequence ATGACGATGCGCAGAGTGGTCGGGTGGTCCCGCGGCCTGGTGGGGCGGTCCATCCTGGTGGTGGTGGCCATCGTCCTGATGCAGCTGACGGCCAGCGTCGCCTTCTACAGCGCCATCGACCGCCAGACCCTGCGCGAGGACCAGGCCCGCCGGATCGCCGAGCTGCTCGTCGTCGGCGAGCGCGTGGCGGGGCTGGCGCAGGCCGATTTCGACAAGGTGATGACCTCGCATTATCTGGAGGCCGAGGTCGTGGCCCTACCGCCCGAGGGACCGCCGGCCACGCGGGCCGGGACGGCCGAGGCCAACGCCATCGCCGAATATCTCCGGCGCTGGGAGCCGGGCCTGGCCGAACGACCGCTGCGCCTGTGGTCGGAAAGCCGGCCCGAGGGCCGCGACCTGGTCGGGGTCATGGGGCTGAAGGACGGGCGGTGGCTGACCTTCCGGTCGCGCAACTTCCCCCGCCCCTGGCCGATCGCCCTGCGCGCGGTGGCCACGACCCTGGTGTTCTCCCTGGCCTGCGTGGCGCTGGGCGCCTACGCCCTGCGCCAGCTGGGCGCGCCCCTGCGCCGCCTGACCGAGGCCTCGCGCCATGTCGGCGAGACCCCGCCGTCGCCGATCGTGATCGAGGGGCCCAACGACCTGGTCGAGCTGGGACGGGCCTTCAACGACATGCAACGCCGGATCTCGGGCCTGATCGAGGACCAGGCCCGCGCCATGGAGGCGCTGAGCCACGACCTGCGCACGCCGCTGGCCCGCCTGACCCTGGCGGCGGACTATATCGAGCCGGAGGACATCAAGACCCTGGTCGCCGACAATGTCGGCGAGCTGGACGCGATGCTGCGCTCGCTGTCGGACTGGCTGCGCGCCCAGCACTCGGCCAGCACCGCCGAGACCGTCGACCTCCCGTCGCTGATCCAGGGCGTCACCGCCCGCTGGCCCGACGCCGTCCGCTACGAGGGCGGCAAGGCCCTGGCCGTGGCCACCCATCGCGTCCCGCTGGAGCAGGCCCTGATCCGCCTCGTCGACAACGCCGTGCGCTTCGGCGGCCAGGCCAGGGTCCGGCTGGTGGCCGACGGTCCCGACGGCCCGCTGATCGAGGTGCTGGACCAGGGGCCGGGCCTGACCGACGAGGCGATGGCCCGCATCTACGAGCCCTTCTTCCGGGGCGACGCCGCGCGGGCCCGCGACACCGGCGGCTTCGGCCTGGGCATCCCGACCGCCGAGCGGCTGATCAAGCGGTTCGGCGGCAAGCTGGTGATCGGCAACCGCGACGGCGGCGGCGTCAGCGCCCGGATCTGGCCGCCGGTCGGGACGCCTAGCGCTTGA
- a CDS encoding putative bifunctional diguanylate cyclase/phosphodiesterase, protein MKIDALAVPSGVEADLATRALAKARARAFGEFVREIPFAAALLDRDLTLVAVSREWALQGIAASLSIGDDAGAGGLVASEDAGVLLTCAEAGIAFSRYLPTLGDDGVQRVWRTEFSACLDGDEPYAVMITARDVTGYAESVLRAERDQQRLKMALELDDLLVREYDLRTGEIYFSGTAPELQRYCVFDKDPLEIVHPDDRQRCADAVATRKIGEARVFEFRLNRDDDVETWVRSVGKVFVGADGKPEKLVNLFKDITDRRRQTEAIETLAFKDPLTGLPNRALFQHRFQEAVTASETLGEVFGLIMIDVDHFKDINDTLGHDAGDALLKRLAGMLQHAFRSNDTVARLGGDEFAVILRGLRGEADMTRPIEKLQELLRRPIEHGGRSFTASASIGAALHGDPDADPAHMIKNADIALYRAKEAGRNRSIVFEPSMRSEVERRLELLRDVRAALAENEFTLFYQPVVDIREHRVAGFEALMRWIHPEQGVLTPTRFMPAFEDQDLSLKLGDVAFEAALKQMRQWLDQGVEFGRVAVNISSAQFRSGRLAEEIQERLARWNVPCERLTIEVTENVYMGWGSDLVSETVRRLHEAGVMIALDDFGTGYASLANLRQFPIDRLKIDKSFVQNAEDEAIVKAVITLGTSMGMKVVAEGVEDAEQLAALARYGCDQIQGYHFGRPMPADAVAGFLKGFGSSARP, encoded by the coding sequence ATGAAGATTGACGCCCTGGCTGTCCCGTCCGGCGTGGAAGCCGACCTCGCCACGCGCGCCTTGGCGAAGGCGCGCGCGCGGGCGTTCGGTGAATTCGTCCGTGAAATTCCCTTCGCCGCCGCCCTTCTGGACCGGGACCTGACCCTGGTGGCCGTCAGCCGCGAATGGGCGCTCCAGGGCATCGCCGCATCTCTTTCGATCGGCGACGACGCCGGGGCCGGCGGCCTGGTGGCCTCCGAGGACGCCGGCGTGCTGCTGACCTGCGCCGAGGCGGGGATCGCCTTCTCGCGCTACCTGCCGACCCTCGGCGACGACGGCGTCCAGCGCGTCTGGCGCACCGAGTTCAGCGCCTGCCTGGACGGCGACGAGCCCTATGCGGTGATGATCACCGCCCGCGACGTCACCGGCTATGCCGAGAGCGTGCTGCGCGCCGAGCGCGACCAGCAGCGCCTGAAGATGGCGCTGGAACTCGACGACCTGCTGGTCCGCGAATACGACCTGCGCACCGGCGAGATCTATTTCTCGGGCACTGCGCCCGAGCTCCAGCGATATTGCGTGTTCGACAAGGATCCGCTGGAGATCGTCCATCCCGACGACCGCCAGCGCTGCGCCGACGCCGTGGCCACCCGCAAGATCGGCGAGGCCCGGGTCTTCGAGTTCAGGCTGAACCGCGACGACGATGTCGAGACCTGGGTCCGCTCGGTCGGCAAGGTGTTCGTCGGCGCCGACGGCAAGCCCGAGAAGCTGGTCAACCTGTTCAAGGACATCACCGACCGCCGCCGCCAGACCGAGGCGATCGAGACCCTGGCCTTCAAGGACCCGCTGACGGGCCTGCCCAACCGCGCCCTGTTCCAGCACCGCTTCCAGGAGGCGGTGACGGCGTCCGAGACCCTGGGCGAGGTGTTCGGCCTGATCATGATCGACGTCGATCACTTCAAGGACATCAACGACACCCTGGGCCACGACGCCGGCGACGCCCTGCTCAAGCGCCTGGCCGGCATGCTGCAGCACGCGTTCCGCAGCAACGACACCGTGGCGCGCCTGGGCGGCGACGAGTTCGCGGTGATCCTGCGCGGCCTGCGCGGCGAGGCCGACATGACCCGGCCGATCGAGAAGCTGCAGGAGTTGCTGCGCCGGCCCATCGAGCACGGCGGCCGCAGCTTCACGGCCAGCGCCAGCATCGGGGCGGCCCTGCACGGCGATCCCGACGCCGATCCGGCCCACATGATCAAGAACGCCGACATCGCCCTCTACCGGGCGAAGGAGGCGGGCCGGAACCGCAGCATCGTGTTCGAGCCGTCGATGCGGTCCGAGGTCGAGCGGAGGCTGGAGCTGCTGCGCGACGTCCGCGCGGCCCTGGCCGAGAACGAGTTCACCCTGTTCTACCAGCCGGTCGTCGACATCCGCGAGCACAGGGTCGCCGGCTTCGAGGCCCTGATGCGCTGGATCCATCCCGAGCAGGGCGTGCTGACCCCGACCCGCTTCATGCCGGCCTTCGAGGACCAGGACCTGTCGCTGAAGCTGGGCGACGTCGCCTTCGAGGCGGCGCTGAAGCAGATGCGGCAATGGCTGGACCAGGGCGTCGAGTTCGGCCGCGTGGCGGTCAATATCAGCTCGGCCCAGTTCCGCTCGGGACGCCTGGCCGAGGAGATCCAGGAGCGCCTGGCCCGCTGGAACGTGCCGTGCGAGCGGCTGACCATCGAGGTCACCGAGAATGTCTATATGGGCTGGGGCTCGGACCTGGTCAGCGAGACCGTCCGCCGCCTGCACGAGGCCGGGGTGATGATCGCCCTGGACGACTTCGGCACCGGCTACGCCAGCCTGGCCAACCTGCGCCAGTTCCCGATCGATCGGCTGAAGATCGACAAGTCCTTCGTCCAGAACGCCGAGGACGAGGCCATCGTGAAGGCCGTCATCACCCTGGGCACGTCGATGGGCATGAAGGTCGTCGCCGAGGGCGTCGAGGACGCCGAGCAGCTGGCCGCCCTGGCCCGCTACGGCTGCGACCAGATCCAGGGCTACCACTTCGGCCGACCCATGCCGGCGGACGCCGTGGCCGGGTTCCTGAAGGGATTCGGGAGTAGCGCTCGCCCTTAG
- the fdxA gene encoding ferredoxin FdxA — MTYIVTDACVRCKFMDCVEVCPVDCFYEGENFLVINPDECIDCGVCEPECPVDAIKPDTEDEADGKWLRVNADYAKVWPNITVKGEPPADREDFERETGKFEKYFSEKPGKGS; from the coding sequence ATGACCTACATCGTCACCGACGCCTGCGTCCGCTGCAAGTTCATGGACTGTGTGGAGGTGTGCCCGGTCGATTGCTTCTACGAAGGCGAGAACTTCCTCGTCATCAATCCCGACGAATGCATCGACTGCGGCGTCTGCGAGCCGGAATGCCCGGTCGACGCCATCAAGCCGGACACCGAGGACGAGGCCGACGGCAAGTGGCTGCGCGTCAACGCCGACTACGCCAAGGTCTGGCCGAACATCACGGTCAAGGGCGAGCCGCCCGCCGATCGCGAGGACTTCGAGCGCGAGACGGGCAAGTTCGAGAAGTATTTCAGCGAAAAGCCCGGCAAGGGATCCTGA
- a CDS encoding CarD family transcriptional regulator, which translates to MSKSGLEFSVSDHVVYPAHGVGTIQAVETQEVAGMSLEVYVITFDHEKMTLRVPTKKAKTAGLRPLAEGNVVNQALTTLKGRARVKRTMWSRRAQEYEAKINSGDLISIAEVVRDLHRAENQPEQSYSERQLYESALDRMAREVAAIERIDREAAIGILTKSLVKAA; encoded by the coding sequence ATGAGCAAGAGCGGTCTGGAATTCTCGGTCAGCGATCACGTCGTTTACCCCGCGCACGGCGTTGGCACCATTCAGGCGGTCGAGACCCAGGAAGTGGCCGGTATGTCGCTCGAAGTCTACGTCATCACCTTCGACCATGAAAAAATGACGCTTCGCGTCCCGACCAAGAAGGCCAAGACGGCCGGCCTGCGCCCGCTGGCGGAAGGCAATGTCGTCAATCAGGCCCTGACCACGCTGAAGGGCCGCGCCCGCGTGAAGCGCACCATGTGGTCGCGTCGCGCCCAGGAATACGAAGCCAAGATCAACTCGGGCGACCTGATCTCGATCGCCGAGGTGGTCCGCGACCTGCACCGCGCCGAGAACCAGCCAGAACAGTCCTATTCGGAACGCCAGCTGTATGAATCGGCCCTGGACCGCATGGCCCGCGAAGTCGCCGCCATCGAGCGCATCGACCGCGAAGCCGCCATCGGCATCCTGACCAAGTCGCTGGTCAAGGCCGCTTAA
- a CDS encoding PAS domain S-box protein — protein MITPFDQDIDALRASEALFRLLAEQAGDVISRHRLTGEIDYVSPAIERVLGWKAQDLIGRVSWELLDPQDATRVRAALDGMLAGAAEQSIEYRARAKDGRLVWVEAHLRLVRDEAGSPQEIVAVTRDIDARVRLEEEARETQRRALLAEQIADVAFWRVDLRTNAVSLSPKFLDIYGLPRDARLSLAEILRHFAPEDRARVRAEIAGHLRAGTPSRNRIDRIVRPDGEIRHLLGSFEFDLDAQGAPAVMFGTLIDVSDLVRAREALAQTESRFRDLSTATRDIVIEVDRKGRIIFISAAVEKVLGYGETELIGQKAAHLTHPDDLPGLVRGFGALIADPTGVPPILEARARHADGRWVWLQGRPVADMTAGRLHGVLRDITDWKQVQDDLAAEHARAEAALEARSAFLANMSHELRTPLTAVIGFAALVEGLEDLPDKARDYVQRISTAGKALLSVINDVLELSKLESGQVEPHLAPCAFTPLVEDTIKMFALGAVEKGLELRLRMIDPPPRVLTIDPDRVRQVLINLIGNAIRYTDVGSVTVEVAWRGDFEELFVAVRDTGVGIDATHQEQLFKRFSQVEASRSRSRGGTGLGLVISKGLVDAMGGRIGVSSRPGEGSSFWFAIPATVPTRDPEAADTETVFEPVRAGGRILLADDNALNREMTRAILGVFDAEIVEARDGREAVAAARREVFELILMDIRMPGMDGVDATRAIRAEPGPNQNVPILAFSADMDFQASDLFDGMVRKPVTAAKLIEAVAGAARDAEPAQTKTPLAERGASS, from the coding sequence ATGATCACGCCCTTCGACCAGGATATCGACGCCCTGCGGGCCAGCGAGGCGCTGTTCCGACTCCTGGCGGAACAGGCGGGCGACGTCATCAGCCGGCACCGTCTGACGGGCGAGATCGACTATGTCTCGCCGGCGATCGAACGCGTCCTGGGCTGGAAGGCGCAGGACCTGATCGGACGGGTCTCGTGGGAGCTGCTCGATCCCCAGGACGCGACGCGGGTGCGCGCGGCCCTGGACGGCATGCTCGCGGGGGCGGCCGAGCAGAGCATCGAATACCGCGCGCGCGCCAAGGATGGCCGCCTGGTCTGGGTCGAGGCGCACCTGCGTCTCGTCCGTGACGAGGCCGGCTCGCCCCAGGAGATCGTCGCCGTGACCCGCGACATCGACGCGCGGGTGCGCCTGGAGGAGGAGGCCCGCGAGACGCAGAGACGCGCGCTGCTGGCCGAGCAGATCGCGGACGTCGCGTTCTGGCGCGTGGACCTGCGCACCAATGCGGTGAGCCTGTCGCCGAAGTTCCTGGACATCTACGGACTGCCTCGGGACGCGCGGCTCTCCTTGGCCGAAATCCTGCGCCATTTCGCGCCCGAGGACCGCGCCCGCGTGCGCGCCGAGATCGCCGGCCATCTGCGCGCGGGAACGCCGTCGCGCAACCGCATCGACCGGATCGTCCGCCCGGACGGCGAGATCCGTCACCTGCTCGGGAGCTTCGAGTTCGATCTCGACGCCCAGGGGGCGCCGGCCGTGATGTTCGGCACCCTGATCGACGTGAGCGATCTGGTTCGGGCGCGCGAGGCCCTGGCCCAGACCGAGTCGCGGTTCCGCGACCTGTCCACGGCGACGCGGGACATCGTGATCGAGGTGGATCGCAAGGGGCGCATCATCTTCATCAGCGCCGCGGTCGAGAAGGTGCTGGGCTATGGCGAGACCGAGCTGATCGGCCAGAAGGCGGCGCATCTGACCCATCCCGACGATCTTCCGGGACTGGTCCGCGGCTTCGGCGCCCTGATCGCCGATCCCACCGGCGTTCCGCCGATCCTGGAGGCCCGCGCCCGCCACGCGGACGGCCGCTGGGTCTGGCTGCAGGGGCGACCCGTCGCCGACATGACGGCCGGGCGGCTCCACGGGGTGCTGCGCGACATCACAGACTGGAAGCAGGTCCAGGACGACCTGGCGGCCGAGCATGCCCGCGCCGAGGCGGCGCTGGAGGCCCGTTCGGCCTTCCTGGCCAATATGAGTCACGAGCTGCGCACCCCGCTGACGGCGGTGATCGGCTTCGCCGCCCTGGTCGAGGGGCTGGAGGACCTGCCCGACAAGGCGCGCGACTATGTCCAGCGCATCTCGACGGCCGGCAAGGCCCTGCTGTCGGTGATCAACGACGTGCTGGAGCTTTCCAAGCTGGAGAGTGGTCAGGTCGAGCCTCACCTGGCGCCGTGCGCGTTCACGCCCCTGGTCGAGGACACGATCAAGATGTTCGCCCTGGGCGCCGTCGAGAAGGGCCTGGAGCTGCGGTTACGCATGATCGACCCGCCGCCGCGCGTCCTGACCATCGACCCCGACCGCGTTCGCCAGGTGCTGATCAACCTGATCGGCAACGCGATCCGCTACACCGACGTCGGCTCGGTGACGGTCGAGGTCGCCTGGCGCGGCGACTTCGAGGAGCTGTTCGTGGCCGTGCGCGACACGGGCGTGGGCATAGACGCGACGCACCAGGAACAACTGTTCAAGCGGTTCTCGCAGGTCGAGGCCTCACGCTCGCGCTCGCGCGGCGGCACGGGCCTTGGACTGGTCATCAGCAAGGGGCTGGTCGACGCCATGGGCGGTCGGATCGGCGTCAGCAGCCGGCCCGGAGAGGGCAGCAGCTTCTGGTTCGCGATCCCGGCCACCGTTCCCACGCGCGACCCGGAGGCGGCAGACACCGAGACGGTCTTCGAACCGGTGCGCGCCGGCGGCCGCATCCTGCTGGCCGACGACAACGCCCTGAACCGCGAGATGACCCGGGCCATCCTGGGCGTGTTCGACGCCGAGATCGTCGAGGCCAGGGACGGTCGCGAAGCCGTGGCGGCCGCCCGTCGCGAGGTCTTCGAGCTGATCCTGATGGATATCCGCATGCCGGGCATGGACGGCGTCGACGCCACGCGCGCCATCCGCGCCGAGCCGGGGCCGAACCAGAACGTCCCGATCCTGGCCTTCTCGGCCGACATGGACTTCCAGGCCTCCGACCTCTTCGACGGCATGGTCCGCAAGCCGGTCACGGCCGCCAAGCTGATCGAAGCGGTGGCGGGCGCGGCCCGCGACGCCGAGCCCGCCCAAACAAAAACGCCCCTCGCTGAGCGGGGGGCGTCTTCGTAG
- a CDS encoding DUF5690 family protein, whose protein sequence is MTPTADATVREGPVTRFLASAPPWLFALYGGLSSFAVYFAMFGYRKPFTAAAFAHPDGWPFAFDFKIALVIAQVAGYATAKFIGVKVISEMRAGRRAMAILILIFGAEMALLLFGVLPTALGPIALYLNGLCLGMIWGLVFGFLEGRRLTEVLGAMLCASFILSSGVAKSVGKMLLLANVDERWMPAISGLVFAPLMLVAVVALSQLPPPSAADEAERVRRAPMNRQDRIALFAAHAPALVLLIAVYVMLTALRDFRDNFSAEIWAELGFKNAASIFTLSELPVAAIVLVGLAALMGVKDNRRAVAFNLGFVALGFALLGASTLAFQLHVLPPVWWMILAGAGLYMGYTPFNAMLFDRMIAATGKIGTAGFLIYVADSFGYIGSISLLLVKSFAKLDIAWGQFLAIGAYVACGLGLVGLAFANRFLRTL, encoded by the coding sequence ATGACCCCAACGGCCGATGCGACTGTCCGCGAAGGCCCGGTGACCCGCTTCCTGGCCTCGGCTCCGCCCTGGCTGTTCGCGCTGTATGGCGGCCTGTCCTCGTTCGCGGTCTATTTCGCCATGTTCGGCTATCGCAAGCCGTTCACCGCCGCGGCCTTCGCCCATCCCGACGGCTGGCCGTTCGCCTTCGACTTCAAGATCGCCCTCGTCATCGCCCAGGTGGCCGGCTACGCGACGGCCAAGTTCATCGGGGTCAAGGTGATCTCCGAGATGCGGGCCGGCCGGCGGGCCATGGCCATCCTGATCCTGATCTTCGGGGCCGAGATGGCGCTGCTGCTGTTCGGCGTGCTGCCCACGGCGCTCGGGCCGATCGCCCTGTATCTGAACGGTCTGTGCCTGGGCATGATCTGGGGCCTGGTCTTCGGCTTCCTGGAAGGCCGGCGCCTGACCGAGGTGCTGGGGGCCATGCTGTGCGCCAGCTTCATCCTGTCGTCGGGCGTGGCCAAGTCGGTCGGCAAGATGCTGCTGCTGGCGAACGTCGACGAGCGCTGGATGCCCGCGATATCGGGCCTGGTGTTCGCGCCGCTGATGCTGGTCGCCGTCGTCGCCCTCTCGCAGCTGCCGCCGCCCAGCGCCGCCGACGAGGCCGAGCGCGTGCGCCGCGCGCCGATGAACCGCCAGGACCGCATCGCCCTGTTCGCCGCCCACGCCCCGGCCCTGGTCCTGCTGATCGCGGTCTATGTGATGCTGACGGCGCTGCGCGACTTCCGCGACAACTTCTCGGCCGAGATCTGGGCCGAACTGGGCTTCAAGAACGCCGCCTCGATCTTCACCCTGTCGGAACTGCCGGTGGCGGCCATCGTGCTGGTCGGCCTGGCCGCCCTGATGGGGGTCAAGGACAACCGCCGGGCCGTGGCGTTCAACCTCGGCTTCGTGGCTCTGGGCTTTGCTCTGCTGGGCGCCTCGACCCTGGCCTTCCAGCTGCACGTGCTGCCGCCGGTCTGGTGGATGATCCTGGCCGGAGCGGGGCTCTACATGGGCTACACCCCGTTCAACGCCATGCTGTTCGACCGGATGATCGCCGCCACCGGCAAGATCGGCACCGCCGGCTTCCTGATCTATGTCGCCGACTCGTTCGGCTATATCGGCAGCATCTCGCTGCTGCTGGTGAAGTCGTTCGCCAAGCTCGACATCGCGTGGGGCCAGTTCCTGGCGATCGGGGCCTATGTGGCCTGCGGTCTGGGCCTGGTTGGCCTGGCCTTCGCCAATCGCTTCCTGAGGACGCTCTGA
- the nhaA gene encoding Na+/H+ antiporter NhaA gives MALKAISLRARRALADFLRNEAAGGYVLMAAAALALIVANSPLAETYVHALHTPIGPMGAQHWINDGLMALFFLLVGLEIKREVLDGQLSRPADVLLPGAAALGGVALPAVIYLAFNAGHPDSVAGWAIPSATDIAFALGVLALLGPRVPTGLKVFLTAIAIMDDLAAIVIIALFYTAQLHLLALAGAGVVLLALVALNRLKVLSLWPYLLLGAVLWVLVLKSGIHATLAGVALALTIPLREGGHSPLHRLEHALHGPVAFGVTPLFGFANAGLSFAGVGLSALLAPAPLGVALGLFLGKQLGVFAVAFGLIKLGWARLPRGASFAQLYGVAVLCGVGFTMSLFIGALAFKDPRLIDQTKIGVLAGSLASALVGMAILRLARPSTLETFEP, from the coding sequence ATGGCGCTGAAGGCGATCAGCCTGCGCGCCCGCCGCGCCCTCGCCGACTTCCTGCGCAACGAGGCGGCGGGCGGTTATGTGCTGATGGCGGCGGCGGCCCTGGCCCTGATCGTCGCCAATTCGCCCCTGGCCGAGACCTATGTCCACGCCCTGCACACGCCGATCGGACCGATGGGCGCCCAGCACTGGATCAATGACGGGCTGATGGCCCTGTTCTTCCTGCTGGTGGGACTGGAGATCAAGCGCGAGGTGCTGGACGGCCAGCTGTCGCGCCCCGCCGACGTGCTGCTGCCCGGCGCCGCGGCCCTGGGCGGCGTGGCCCTGCCGGCCGTGATCTATCTGGCCTTCAACGCGGGACATCCCGACAGCGTCGCCGGCTGGGCGATACCCTCGGCCACCGACATCGCCTTCGCCCTGGGGGTGCTGGCCCTGCTCGGGCCGCGCGTCCCGACGGGCCTGAAGGTGTTCCTGACCGCCATCGCCATCATGGACGACCTGGCGGCCATCGTGATCATCGCCCTGTTCTACACCGCCCAGCTGCACCTGCTGGCCCTGGCCGGCGCGGGCGTCGTGCTGCTGGCCCTGGTCGCCCTGAACCGGCTGAAGGTCCTGAGCCTCTGGCCCTATCTGCTGCTGGGCGCGGTCCTGTGGGTCCTGGTGCTGAAGTCGGGGATCCACGCCACCCTGGCCGGCGTCGCCCTGGCCCTGACCATCCCGCTGCGCGAGGGCGGCCACTCGCCCCTGCACCGGCTGGAGCACGCCCTGCACGGACCCGTCGCCTTCGGGGTGACGCCGCTGTTCGGCTTCGCCAACGCCGGCCTGTCCTTCGCCGGCGTCGGGCTGTCGGCCCTGCTGGCGCCCGCGCCGCTGGGCGTGGCCCTGGGCCTGTTCCTGGGCAAGCAACTGGGCGTGTTCGCCGTCGCCTTCGGTCTGATCAAGCTGGGCTGGGCGCGCCTGCCGCGCGGGGCCTCCTTCGCCCAGCTCTACGGCGTGGCGGTTCTGTGCGGCGTCGGCTTCACCATGAGCCTCTTCATCGGCGCCCTGGCCTTCAAGGACCCGCGCCTGATCGACCAGACCAAGATCGGGGTGCTGGCCGGGTCGCTGGCCTCGGCCCTGGTCGGGATGGCGATCCTGCGGCTGGCGCGGCCCTCGACGCTTGAAACATTCGAGCCTTGA
- a CDS encoding DUF6491 family protein, which produces MRVLIGSVALGAMLLAGPVLASEASKQAKMPPAQRSCFRAGDVSGFNVVDDKTVDVSINSKTVYRLTLFSRSPDIDWTQRIGIKARGSSWICQGLDAEIIVPGSIGPTTYPVTEVRKLTPEEIASKKTKKK; this is translated from the coding sequence ATGCGTGTCCTGATCGGTTCCGTCGCGCTGGGCGCGATGCTGCTCGCCGGCCCCGTCCTGGCGTCGGAAGCCAGCAAGCAAGCGAAGATGCCCCCGGCCCAGCGCTCCTGCTTCCGCGCCGGCGACGTCAGCGGCTTCAACGTGGTCGACGACAAGACGGTGGACGTCTCGATCAATTCCAAGACCGTCTATCGCCTGACCCTGTTCTCGCGCTCGCCCGACATCGACTGGACCCAGCGCATCGGCATCAAGGCGCGCGGCAGCTCGTGGATCTGTCAGGGCCTGGACGCCGAGATCATCGTGCCGGGCTCGATCGGCCCGACGACCTATCCGGTCACCGAGGTCCGCAAGCTGACGCCGGAAGAGATCGCCTCCAAGAAGACCAAGAAGAAGTAG
- a CDS encoding LysR substrate-binding domain-containing protein translates to MNLRDLRYLLALAEHEHFGRAAKACGVSQPTLSVQIRKLEDLMGVVLFERSSKTAAPTSACLQLIDHARAAVVSAETLLSTARALRDPLAGRFRLGIIPTLAPYLLPLVFAPLRQALPALELEPWEDQTEPLLERLRAHELDAALLATDVPGADLLSRPLFAEPFLAALPPEHPLAQRPVIAEADLAPDILVLSDGHCLRDQAIEACGSDAGGGGSLRAASLPTLLNMVAAGYGTTLIPGLAAGAAEDAGIVLRPLAARAGRTVRIVWRAHFPRMPVVGAVGDVIADRLRGFAEGAAAGAV, encoded by the coding sequence ATGAATCTGCGCGACCTCCGCTATCTGTTGGCCCTGGCCGAGCACGAGCATTTCGGCCGGGCGGCCAAGGCCTGCGGCGTCAGCCAGCCGACCCTGTCGGTGCAGATCCGCAAGCTGGAAGACCTGATGGGCGTGGTGCTGTTCGAACGCAGCAGCAAGACCGCCGCCCCGACCAGCGCCTGCCTGCAACTGATCGACCACGCCCGCGCGGCGGTGGTCTCGGCCGAGACCCTGCTGTCGACCGCCCGGGCCCTGCGCGATCCGCTGGCCGGCCGGTTCCGGCTGGGGATCATCCCGACTCTCGCGCCCTATCTGCTGCCGCTGGTCTTCGCGCCGCTGCGCCAGGCCCTGCCGGCCCTGGAGCTGGAGCCGTGGGAGGACCAGACCGAGCCGCTGCTGGAGCGCCTGCGCGCCCACGAGCTGGACGCGGCCCTGCTGGCCACCGACGTTCCCGGCGCGGACCTTCTGAGCCGGCCGCTGTTCGCCGAGCCATTCCTGGCCGCCCTGCCACCCGAGCATCCGCTGGCCCAGCGTCCGGTGATCGCCGAGGCGGACCTGGCGCCGGACATCCTGGTGCTGTCGGACGGGCACTGCCTGCGCGACCAGGCGATCGAGGCGTGCGGCTCGGACGCGGGCGGCGGCGGATCCCTGCGCGCGGCCAGCCTGCCGACCCTGCTGAACATGGTCGCCGCCGGCTACGGCACGACCCTGATCCCAGGCCTGGCGGCGGGAGCGGCCGAGGACGCCGGCATCGTCCTGCGGCCGCTGGCGGCGCGAGCGGGGCGCACGGTGCGGATCGTCTGGCGCGCGCACTTCCCACGCATGCCGGTGGTCGGCGCGGTCGGCGACGTCATCGCCGACCGGCTGCGCGGTTTCGCCGAGGGCGCGGCGGCTGGGGCCGTCTAG